The DNA region CGGGCAGCAGCGATCCCTGAAGATTGTAGAATCGATCCCCGTTGGGCGAAATGAGAAAATCTGCATTATCAAAGCCGGTTCAAACTACCAGGTAGTAGGAGTCACCGCCCACCAGATCACCCTGCTGGACACTCTGGATCAGGTTGAAACTGAACAACCTGCCAACCACAAAAACCAGGCCTGGAACTGGGCTCAGTCGCTTTTGCAGAAACAGCCTTTACAGAGCAATTCTCAATAATGTCCTGCGAGATGACCAATCAGGCCAATCTGTCTATGTTCAAAACCGTACGCTTTAAACCAGCCTGTCGCGATAACACTTTCTTAAAGAAACAAGTGTGTAAGAAGCAAGTGCGTAAACAACAAACACCTTTGGCAATAACGGTTGTCGCTCTGACCCTGTGTCTGCTGCCTGCAATCAGCTTCGCTGCACCCGACATTCCACTGCTGACCATGACCGACAGTGGCGATGCCCGGGAATACAGCACGACTCTGCAAATCCTGCTGTTACTAAGCGCCCTGTCATTCCTGCCCGCACTGCTACTGGTTCTGACCAGCTTTACACGAATCATTGTCGTATTTTCACTGTTACGACAGGCAATCGGCCTGCAGCAGTCACCCCCGAACCCGGTATTGATCGGTCTTGCCCTGTTCCTGACCCTGTTTATCATGCAGCCGGTATTTAACAGCACATGGCAACAGGCCGTGGAACCCTGGATGGCAGAAGAGCTGACATTCAATGAAGCCGTTACAGAAGCCTCTATCCCCTTCAAACGCTTTATGCTGGAGCAGACCCATGCACCGGCCCTGCAACAGATGTCCGATATTTCAGGAGAAGCTCTGGCAGACAACGCAGACGACATGCCCTTAAGCGTTCTGGTACCCGCCTTTGTAATCAGCGAACTGAAAACTGCTTTCCAGATCGGCTTTATGCTGTTCATACCCTTTCTGGTGATCGACCTGGTCGTCGCCAGCGTTCTGATGGCCATGGGTATGATGATGCTGTCACCACTGGTGGTGTCCCTGCCCTTTAAGATCATGCTGTTTGTACTGATCGACGGCTGGACTCTGATTGTCGGCACCCTGGCCGCCAGCTTTTAACGACCAGCCTGTAATGAAACGTCACCAGACGTACGACGGAGAACTCTATGACACCGGAAATCGCTCTCGACCTGTTTCGTCAGGCGCAATTCCTGATCGTAATGATGGTCGTCGTCATTATCGGGCCGGGACTGCTGGTCGGACTGCTGGTTGCCGTTTTTCAGGCAGCCACACAGATCAACGAACAAACCCTGAGCTTCCTGCCCCGACTGCTCACCACGCTTCTGACCATTGTATTCGCCGGTCCGTGGCTGTTGCAGCAGATTATGGACCTGGCCACCTCGATCATTACCAACATACCTGTGAATATCGGGTGATACGTGCTCAGTAGTGCAGAACTCACCAGCTGGATTGGCCAGCTGCTATGGCCCATGTTCCGGATCACCAGCGCCCTCTGGCTACTGCCCATTTTTGGCGGCCGGGGCGTACCGCGCCACAGTCGTCTGGCACTGGCGGGAGCCCTGGCGTTTCTAATCGCCCCCCAGCTGCACAGCCTGCCCCAGGTTGACCCTTTGTCTCCTTTGGGCATGATGATCACTGTCGAGCAGATCATTATCGGATTAAGCTTTGCCTTTATCATCAAGCTGCTGTTTACGGTTTTCACTCTGGCCGGGCAGATGATGTCAATGCAGATGGGTCTTGCCATGGCCGTGATGAACGACCCATCCAGCGGGTCCACACCTCTGCTGGGAACCTGGCTACAGACCCTGACCTTCCTGCTGTTTCTCGCTATAGACGGGCATCTGGTGCTGTTTACCGTTTTACTGGAAAGCTTTGACACCCTGCCCATTGGTGGCGGACTCTTCGCCAGCGATTATCTCGATATCACCCTGATGGGCAGCTGGCTGTTCAGCGGTGCCTTTCTGATGGCGATGCCATCTATTTTCAGCATGCTACTGGTCAACCTCTGCTTTGGCGTCATGAGCCGGGCAGCATCACAGCTGAACATCTTCGCACTGGGTTTCCCCATGACCATGATGTTCGGCATGATCACCCTGCTTCTGGTATTGATTAACATTCCCTCAGTGTTTACTGAAATGACTGAACTGGCTCTGACTGCGCTGCGCAGTTACCTGCAGAACTGATGAGTGAAACGGATCAGGAAAAAACCGAAGACCCCACCCCCCGGCGATTAGAGAAAAGCCGGGAAAAAGGCCAGGTTCCCCGGTCCCGGGAGCTCAGCACTGCACTGATATTTCTGGTGGCCAGCGTCGTCCTGCGCTTTATGGCCGCGCCACTGGGCAACCAGATTGGAACGGTACTCTATAGCAGCTTTGCACTGGACCGGTCATCCATTTTTGACAACACGGCGATGGCCCGACAACTCCAGCTCGCATTAACCAGTGTGGCACCAATGGCCGCCTTCACACTGAGCATTATCGCACTGGCAGGCGCACTCGGGCAGATCATGCTGGGCGGGGTACTGTTCAACGGCGACTCCCTGATGCCCAAGCTGAACCGCCTGAGCCCGACACAATGGATAAAGAAAGTATTCTCGAAGCGCGGCCTTGTTGAACTGGTCAAGTCGATCCTGAAAATCCTGCTGATTATCAGTTGCCTGATCTGGCTGCTCTGGAACAACTATCCACTGCTGTTAAACCTGTCTCGTCTGTCGTTTTATGCCGCTGTTGAAGTGGGACTGACCACCCTGGCCAATGCTCTGTTTGCCTACGCCCTGTGCGTGGTGTTAATCAGCGCGATCGACGCACCGTTCCAGCTGTATGACCACAAAGAGCGGTTAAAAATGACTAAACAGGAAGTCAAGGACGAACACAAAGACATCGAAGGTCGCCCGGAAATCAAGCAGAAAGTACGACAGCTGCAGCGGGAAATGGCAAACCAGCGGATGATGCAGAGAGTCCCTGAAGCTGACGTTATTATCGTCAACCCAACCCACTATTCAGTCGCCCTTAAATACGACCAGGGGCGCGCCAGCGCACCCTTTGTACTCGCCAAGGGTGTCGATGAAATCGCCCTGAAGATGCGCGAAGTGGCTAACCATCATGAAATACAGCTGGTTGAAGCACCACTGCTGACCCGAGCCATTTATTACTCAACCCAGATCGATCAGGAAATACCTGACGATCTGTATCTGGCAGTTGCCCAGGTACTGGCCTATGTCCACCAGTTAAGACAGTTCCGTCAAGGTGCCGCCAGCACCGCACCGGTCATGGCAAACCTGGATATACCCGATTCTTATCAGGCAAACGGTAAACGCAAACCAGCCCACGCAAGGAGCTGATAACGGAGTCTCTATGAACACCCTTTCCGCAAAAAAAATATTGCCATCCGGCAACCATATGGGGGCTCCCCTGCTCTTGCTAGCACTGCTGGCCATGGTCACTCTGCAGATTCCCCCGTTACTGCTAGATGCCCTTTTTACGTTTAATATCGCCCTGGCTCTGGTCGTGCTGATGGTAGCTGTCTACACCCTCAGACCTCTGGATTTCAGGGTTTTTCCGACCATTCTGCTGATTGCCACCCTGATGAGGCTGGCTCTGAACGTTGCCTCGACCCGCATCGTACTGCTCAATGGTCACAATGGCGGTGCCGCTGCCGGTAAGGTGATTGAAGCCTTTGGTAATGTGGTGATTGGCGGTGATTATGTAGTCGGACTGGTGGTCTTTACCATTTTGATGATCATCAACTTTGTCGTGGTCACCAAAGGTGGTGGTCGCATATCCGAAGTGACTGCCCGCTTTACTCTGGATGCCATGCCCGGCAAACAGATGGCCATTGACGCTGACCTGAACAGCGGCCTGATTACTCAGGATGAAGCCCGAACGCGTCGTGAAGAAGTACGACAGGAGGCAGACTTCTACGGCTCAATGGATGGTGCCAGTAAATTTGTTCGCGGCGACGCCATTGCCGGCCTGTTAATTTTGTTCATCAACATTATCGGTGGTATCGCGATTGGTGTACTGCAACACGACCTCAGCTTTGGCCTGGCGTTTCAGACTTACTCCCTGCTGACCATTGGTGACGGTCTGGTTGCCCAGATCCCGTCCCTGCTGCTGTCTACCACAGCGGCCATCATGGTGACACGGGTCAGCGACTCTGAAGACATGGGTGAACAGCTCACCCGCCAGATGTTTGGCTCCAACAGGGCGCTTGCGGTGGCTGCTGGCGTACTGATTGTTATGGGTATCGTTCCCGGCATGCCACACTTTGCCTTCCTGAGCCTGGGCTTTGCAGCAGCTCTGGCTGCCTGGATGATGTCGCGTAACAAGAAAACATCAGAAGTCGTCGAACAGGTGACCAATGACCTGAAAGAAAACATCAACCCGCAACAGCCTGAAAAACGCGAACTGAGCTGGGAAGATGTACCCGTCGTACATACCATCAGCCTTGAGCTAGGCTACCGGCTGGTAGGGCTGGTTGATGAAAAGCGTGGTGGTGAACTGCTGGACCGAATCAAGGGCATTCGCAAAAACCTGTCGGCCATCAGCGGCTTCCTGATTCCTTCCGTTCATGTACGTGACAACCTGCAGCTGCAGGCGACTGGTTACCGCATCAACCTCAAGGGGGTAGGTATT from Endozoicomonas sp. NE40 includes:
- the fliO gene encoding flagellar biosynthetic protein FliO, producing MIRPCHPFRLIPLLLLTPTVAMADTSLNSQLTHSILLTTGMLMVVIACFLGLAWLTRRLQASHTGQQRSLKIVESIPVGRNEKICIIKAGSNYQVVGVTAHQITLLDTLDQVETEQPANHKNQAWNWAQSLLQKQPLQSNSQ
- the fliQ gene encoding flagellar biosynthesis protein FliQ; this translates as MTPEIALDLFRQAQFLIVMMVVVIIGPGLLVGLLVAVFQAATQINEQTLSFLPRLLTTLLTIVFAGPWLLQQIMDLATSIITNIPVNIG
- the fliR gene encoding flagellar biosynthetic protein FliR, with the translated sequence MLSSAELTSWIGQLLWPMFRITSALWLLPIFGGRGVPRHSRLALAGALAFLIAPQLHSLPQVDPLSPLGMMITVEQIIIGLSFAFIIKLLFTVFTLAGQMMSMQMGLAMAVMNDPSSGSTPLLGTWLQTLTFLLFLAIDGHLVLFTVLLESFDTLPIGGGLFASDYLDITLMGSWLFSGAFLMAMPSIFSMLLVNLCFGVMSRAASQLNIFALGFPMTMMFGMITLLLVLINIPSVFTEMTELALTALRSYLQN
- the flhB gene encoding flagellar biosynthesis protein FlhB → MSETDQEKTEDPTPRRLEKSREKGQVPRSRELSTALIFLVASVVLRFMAAPLGNQIGTVLYSSFALDRSSIFDNTAMARQLQLALTSVAPMAAFTLSIIALAGALGQIMLGGVLFNGDSLMPKLNRLSPTQWIKKVFSKRGLVELVKSILKILLIISCLIWLLWNNYPLLLNLSRLSFYAAVEVGLTTLANALFAYALCVVLISAIDAPFQLYDHKERLKMTKQEVKDEHKDIEGRPEIKQKVRQLQREMANQRMMQRVPEADVIIVNPTHYSVALKYDQGRASAPFVLAKGVDEIALKMREVANHHEIQLVEAPLLTRAIYYSTQIDQEIPDDLYLAVAQVLAYVHQLRQFRQGAASTAPVMANLDIPDSYQANGKRKPAHARS
- the flhA gene encoding flagellar biosynthesis protein FlhA, which produces MNTLSAKKILPSGNHMGAPLLLLALLAMVTLQIPPLLLDALFTFNIALALVVLMVAVYTLRPLDFRVFPTILLIATLMRLALNVASTRIVLLNGHNGGAAAGKVIEAFGNVVIGGDYVVGLVVFTILMIINFVVVTKGGGRISEVTARFTLDAMPGKQMAIDADLNSGLITQDEARTRREEVRQEADFYGSMDGASKFVRGDAIAGLLILFINIIGGIAIGVLQHDLSFGLAFQTYSLLTIGDGLVAQIPSLLLSTTAAIMVTRVSDSEDMGEQLTRQMFGSNRALAVAAGVLIVMGIVPGMPHFAFLSLGFAAALAAWMMSRNKKTSEVVEQVTNDLKENINPQQPEKRELSWEDVPVVHTISLELGYRLVGLVDEKRGGELLDRIKGIRKNLSAISGFLIPSVHVRDNLQLQATGYRINLKGVGISEATVQVNKLLALNPGEVYGEIEGSKTTDPAYGLPAVWIDEEQRDNALALGYTVVDSSTVIATHISKIMEDHSHELLGYEETQQLIDNLKKIAPKLCDELTPAKLSVNTIQQVFQHLLQDSIPLTDVRTIGGTLLDASNRHTHPIALAQEVRVALRRTILDNLVGMESLIPVATLAQPLEQLLLQAFQKTQQQGGGQFAPDAIPLEPNVTEQLQKHMPEVTQTMQNTGKTPILLVAPQLRPLLARFARLCSPELAVLSYNEIPDNRQIVVDINLG
- the fliP gene encoding flagellar type III secretion system pore protein FliP (The bacterial flagellar biogenesis protein FliP forms a type III secretion system (T3SS)-type pore required for flagellar assembly.); the protein is MRKQQTPLAITVVALTLCLLPAISFAAPDIPLLTMTDSGDAREYSTTLQILLLLSALSFLPALLLVLTSFTRIIVVFSLLRQAIGLQQSPPNPVLIGLALFLTLFIMQPVFNSTWQQAVEPWMAEELTFNEAVTEASIPFKRFMLEQTHAPALQQMSDISGEALADNADDMPLSVLVPAFVISELKTAFQIGFMLFIPFLVIDLVVASVLMAMGMMMLSPLVVSLPFKIMLFVLIDGWTLIVGTLAASF